In Candidatus Nanopelagicales bacterium, the sequence TCTTCCTCATCTACGTGGGGCAAGTGATCCTGCTGCTCATCGTGGGCATCGTGTTCTTCAAGCTCCACCTGCCAACCACGGGCACGCAATGGCTCACATTCGCGTGGGTGTCCGTCCTGGGTCTCATCACGTGCACACTGTGCGGGCTAGCGTTCTCGTCGGTTCCGAAGACAGCCAAGGGAGCATCGGCGATCGTGGCCCCGATAGTGCTCGTGCTGCAGTTCGCCTCAGGGGTATTCATCCAGTTCAGCGAACTGCCGACCTGGATGCAGAATGTGGCTTCGATCTTCCCGCTGAAGTGGCTGACGCAGGGAATGCGAAGCGTGTTCCTGCCCTCAGAGGCCCAGTCCCTCGAAGTTGCCGGGGCCTGGGAACTCGGACGCGTCGCACTCGCACTGGGGATCTGGAGCGTTCTCGGGCTAGTACTGGCGCTGATCTTCTTCCGCTGGCAGCTTCGCAAGGACGAATGAGGTTTCCCGTCGCGCCGGCGAGAGCGCCTACTCCGCGATCGGCTCCAGACCGTGAGCGTCACGGATCGCCTGCACGATCGTCGCCATGATCGCCGTGGCGTCGAAGTCCTTGGGCGTGAACACGGCGGCGACACCGAGTGCGCGCAGTTCAGCTGCGTCGGACTCCGGGATGATCCCGCCCAGGACGACCGGCACGTCATCAAGCCCGGCATCACGCAGCCCGCTCACGATGCTGGGAACGAGCTCCATGTGAGACCCCGACAGGATGGACAGGCCCACGACGTCAACGTCCTCGGCCACTGCGGCGGCGACGATTTGCACTGGTGTTAGGCGGATGCCCTGGTAGATGACTTCAAAGCCAGCGTCCCGCGCCCGGACAGCGATCTGCTCGGCACCGTTGGAGTGCCCGTCCAGCCCAGGCTTGCCGACGAGCATCCGCAACCTGCCGCCCAGTTCACGTCCGGTGATCTCCACCGCTTGTCTGACCTCGGCCAGCGCGGTTCCGCCATCTGCCATTCCGACTACCCCACTAACCCCGGTTGGCGCACGGTACTCGCCGAAGACATCGCGCAACGCCCCAGCCCACTCCCCCGTGGTTACTCCCGCCCTGGCGCACGCGAGCGTCGCGGGCATCAGGTTGTCACGGGTTGCCGCGACCGCAATCAGATCAGTCACAGCGGCATCCACCGCGTCCTGATCCCGGCTGGCCCGCCAGCGACCTAGCGCGGCGATGGCCGCCGCCTCTGCCGCCGGGTCAACCGTATGGATCGCGGCGTCCAGGTCCGCGACCAGCGGGCTCTCATCAGTTGCCTCGAACATGTTGACGCCGACGACGACGTCATCGCCGGACTCGATCCGTGCTCTTCGAGCGGCGTGCGAGGCAACCATCTGATGCTTCATGTAGCCGCTCTCGACGGCGGCGACCGCGCCGCCCATCTGCTGAACCCGGTCGATTTCCGCCTGCGCGGCGGCGATCAGCTCGGCCACTTTCGCCTCGATAACCGGGCTGCCGCTGAATATGTCCTCATACTCCAGAAGGTCTGATTCGTAGGCCAACACCTGCTGGATCCTCAGACTCCACTGCTGGTCCCATGGACGCGGCAACCCGAGAGCCTCATTCCACGCCGGCAACTGCACTGCGCGGGCCCGAGCGTCCTTGCTCAAGGTAACGCCCAGCATCTCTAGCACGATCCGCTGAACGTTGTTCTCGGGCTGGGCCTCGGTCAGTCCCAGCGAGTTGACCTGAACCCCGTAGCGGAACCTGCGGTGCTTGGGATCCATCACGCCGTATCGCTCGAGCGTGATCTGGTCCCAGATCTCGACGAACGCGCGCATCTTGCACATCTCCTCGATGAACCTCACCCCAGCGTTCACGAAGAAGGAGATCCGGCCCACTACCCTTTCGAACTCCTCAGCGCGCACATGACCGGAGTCGCGAACAGCGTCAAGGACAGCGATCGCCGTCGACATCGCATACGCGATCTCCTGCACAGGCGTGGCTCCGGCCTCCTGCAAGTGATACGAGCAGATGTTGATCGGGTTCCACTTCGGTATCGCTGTGACCGTGTACGCCACCATGTCAGCGATCAAGCGCAAGCTTGGGCCGGGGGGGAAGATGTATGTGCCGCGGGACAGGTACTCCTTGATGATGTCGTTCTGGATCGTTCCCCGCAGCGCGGACGGGTCAGCGCCCTGCTCTTCGGCGACGGCCTCGTACAGCGCCAGTAGCCACATGGCCGTGGCATTGATCGTCAGCGAAGTGTTCGTCTTGGACAGTTCGATGCCGTCGAACAGCGCCCGCATGTCCCCCACATGTGCGATCGGCACGCCAACCTTGCCGACTTCGCCTCTGGCCAACTCGCTGTCGGCGTCGTATCCGGTTTGCGTCGGCAGATCGAAGGCCACGGACAGACCCGTCTGGCCTTTGGCCAGGTTGCGGCGGTACAGAGCATTCGACTCACTCGCGGAGGTATGCCCCGCGTAGGTGCGCAGCACCCAAGGTCGGTCCCTCAGCCGCCTTGGTGCCGACTGCTCGGACACACCAATCGCCCCCCGGAGTCAGTCGTTGTACTCGTAGAAGCCCCTGTCGGTCTTGTGACCGAGGTCTCCCGCCACGACCATGCGTTGAAGCAGACCGGGCGGGGAGAACTTCTCGTCCTGGGTCTCGTCGTAGATGTTCTGGGAGGCGTTGGTGATGATGTCGATCCCAGTCAGGTCGATGGTTTGCAGCGGCCCCATCGCGTGACCGAACCCCATGCGGCAAGCCGCGTCCACGTCCTCCGCGGAAGCCACCCCGTTCTCCACGAGCCTGGCGGCTTCCATGGCCAGAGCGCAGATCAGCCGGGTGGTCACGAATCCAGCGATGTCCCGGTTCACTACGATGCATGACTTGCCGACACTCTCGGCGTATTCGCGGGCACTGCTCAGGGTCTCGTCGCTGGTCTTGTAGCCGCGCACTAGCTCACAAAGCTTCATCAAAGGCACCGGCGAGAAGAAGTGAGTGCCCACAACGCTCTCCGGCCGCGACGTGGCGGCGGCGATTCGCGTGATCGGAATGGCTGATGTGTTCGACGCCAAAACCGCATCGGTAGGGGCGATCTTGTCCAGCAGCCCGAAGACGTCCTGCTTCACTTCAAGGTTTTCGAACACCGCCTCGACGATCATGTCCGCGTCACCAGCGGCTTCCTCGAGGGAAGTCGTTGTGGAGATTCGCGCCAGGGAATCCCCGACGTCTTCCTCCGACATCCGCCCCTTGGCCTCAAACTTCCCGTATGACGCCCGGATCGCCCTGTCGGCCCGGTCCAGGGCTTCCCGCGAAACATCCCGCAACACAACCTGATACCCGGCTTGGGCGGAAACCTGCGCGATTCCCGCACCCATTAGTCCAGCGCCTACAACACACAACTTCGTCACTCGGAACCTCCAGCCTCGATGGTCTCAGCCTACGGCGGCACGCGCCGCTACCCACCAATCGGGTCCCGAACAGCGACGTCCACGTCACGCCGCCCGCAGCGGGTCAGCTGGACGGCGCGGTCGGGTCGAGGTTCTCTGGTCCGAAAACACCGTGCGGCAACTCGCACCGCTCGATACGCGCACCAAGCGAAACCAGATCGGGCACGAAGGACGCGTAGCCCCGATCGATGTGGTGAACGTGATGAACCACGGTCTCGCCCTGAGCGACGAGCCCAGCCAACACCAGGCTCGCGCCAGCGCGAATATCTGTGGCCTCTACGGGGGCCCCGGAAAGTGCTTCGTGCCCCCGTACCAGCGCGTGATGGCCCTCGATCCGCACATCGGCCCCCAGTCTGACAAGCTCGTTGACGAACTTGAAGCGGGACTCGAACAGGTTCTCGGTCACCATCGCCATTCCGTCGGCCATGGAATTCAGCGCGATGAACTGCGGCTGAAGGTCGGTGGGGAAACCCGGATACGGCAACGTGACTATGTCCACGGCCTTTGGGCGGTTCTCCATGACTACGCGGATCCCGTCGCCGGTGACGCTCACTTCCGCACCCGTTGATGTCAGCTTGTCCAGCACAATCCCCATGTGCTCCGGACGGGCGTTGCGGACTGTGATGTCGCCGCCCGTTATTGCGGCCGCGACGGCCCACGTCCCAGCCACAATCCGATCGGGCACTGTTCGGTGCGACACGGGGGTGAGCCCGTCCACCCCGTGGACCTCAAGCGTCGAGGTCCCGATCCCGTCGATCACAGCGCCCATCTCCACTAGGGCGTGCGCGATGTCGGCGACCTCCGGCTCCCGAGCGGCGTTGTCGATCACTGTCGTCCCCGATGCCGTAGCGCTGGCCATCAGCAGAGTCTCCGTGGCGCCGACGCTGGGGAAGTCCAGCCAGATGACGGCTCCCTCGAGCCGCGAGGGTGCCGATGCCAGCAGATAGCCGTGCTCGCTAATCACCTTGGCGCCCATCCGCTCCAAACCTGCCATGTGCATGTCGAGGCCGCGTGATCCGATCTCGTCGCCGCCTGGCAGCGCGATGTCGGCGACTCCGAGCCTCGCCACCAGCGGCCCCAGGACGGACACCGACGCCCGCATCTGCCGCACAAGGTCGTAGTCGGCCCTCCGCTCAAGCTCCGCGGGGACGTCGATTTCCAGGCGTCCGCCGGGCCTATCCCAGTTGACGTGGCACCCGAGCCGCCCGAGCAACTCGGACATGACTTGCACGTCCAGGATGTCGGGCACGTCGGTGATGACGCTGCGGCCCTCGGCCAGGAGAGACAAAGCCATGAGCTTCAGCACCGAGTTCTTGGCTCCGGCTACCCGGACCTCGCCATTGAGGCGGGCCCCGCCGATGATCCGGAATACGTCCACAGCAAGCATGCTACGGTCCGCACACCAGGAATCCCGTGTACGCAACACGTTGGGAGGTTTGCCCGGAATGCGCCACGCCGAACCACCGGGGCAAATGAGATGAATGCCACTTCGGATTCGAGCGCAGGGCAGGTTCTGGTCCTTCAACACGAACCGGCGGAGCGGCCATGCCGCGTCGGCGACGCTCTGGATGCCGCCGGCCTCGGCCAGCGAGTGATTATGACGCCTGAAGGCGAGCTTGCTGCGGTCGACATCGCCGCCTACCGGGGGCTTGTAGTCCTCGGGGGCTCGATGGGCTTGGCCGATGTTCAGGCCACGCCATGGCTCGCCGACGAAGTGCGCCTTATCGAGTCGGCGGTCTACGCCAACGTCCCTGTTCTGGGGATCTGCCTTGGAAGCCAGCTACTCGCCCACGTCCTGGGGGGTGGGGTCACGACCGGGGAGTGGGGGCTCGGCTGGGGCGAGGTTTCCCTGACCGAGGCCGGACAATCCGACGCTGTGTTTGGCGTTCTGCCGACCGCGTTCCCAGCGCTCCATTGGCACCACGACTGGCTAGTACCGCCGCCCTCCGCCGAAGTCCTGGCCATCGACGCGGTTGGCTCGGACTCGCGCGGCTGCCAGGCGTTCCGGGCGGGCCGCAGCCTGGGAATCCTGTGCCACGTCGAAGCCGACGCCCAGCAGATAGCGGCCATGGCTTCGGACTTCGGCGAGGATCTGTCCGCCGCTGAGGTCAGCCCGGCCGACCTGCGGGCCGACACGGCAGCCCGAGATGCTCACGCCTCAGCGCTCGCGGAAGCACTCTTCGGCCGCTGGGCGTCCACGCTGTAAGCGGGTCGCAGTGGCTTGTTTGAGTCGAGCGCAGGCCAGCGGTGGCACGCGCGAGGCCGGAATAGTGGTAGGCAGCACCGCGAAATAGTGGTAGGCAGTGCCCGGAGCAAGTGGCACGCGTGGGAGCGTGGCCACTCGGTCGAATGCGACTCGGCCCATCGGCACCGCGCTCAACCGGACTCTCACCGACAACCCGGCGGTGCTCATTGACGGCCCCGGGCGGTCGGCGAGTCAACCACAGCTCCCGCTGGCACCGACACGCCACCAGGCCGTGAAAGAGTACGAGGGTGGGCCAGACAACTGCGAAGAAGCGGGAGTTCGCGGAAGCGGTGGTCCGCGAGCTGGCTACGCGATTCGCCGACCCGGTGAATGCCCTCGAGACCCACACACAGGATCCGACGGTCCAGATCGTTCGCGCGTGGGTGGACACGACCGGAAAGGGCCTGGCGATCCGCTTCACCTATCGCAGCTGCTGGCAGCCCGGCATGCTCCTCGGCTACCGGGTCCGCATTCGACGCAGCGACATGGGCTGCGACCCAGACGAGTTCGTCTACGACTGGATCATGGACCAGATTGACGAGCCCTTGGGCCGCTCCTACGACATCCTCGTCGAAGAGGACGGCGCTTCTTGGTGGGGCGCTGGCTACCCGAGCATCGACGAGCATCCGGCGCTGAAGCGATATGTCGGCAAGCACGGGTTCGATGGATGGTGCGATGCCTGGGAAGCTGGTGAGCCCAGCCCATTCGCCTTCAGTTCAACGGCCGAACTCAAGCTGGGCAGCACTGTCGACGAGATGACCGTCTTGGCGGATCATTCGGACAAGTCGCTGTCCATGATCCTCGACGCTGATGGCGTCCTCGTCCGCGAACGAAGAGCTGGAAAGCGTGACTGGTACCTGGAAGTGGGCCTTTCGGAGAGCGGGCCATGGTTCCCAGTCCCAGTTTGGCGAGCGGCCATCGAGGGAGAGCCGTTGCGCGAGTTTCCGATCCCGCATGATCAAGTGCGCTGGATTCTGGACAACCGGGAGTCGCTTCGTTCACAGATGGGGAACACCTCGCACGACGAGCTCGCCGAACGCCTTGCAGCGGTTCTGGACAGGCACGGCGGGGCTGAAGCATTCAGGCAGCGCTTCATCCTCGACAAGTTCCCGTTCCGCGTGGCTAGAGTGCCGCCTCCGTTCCCGAACGAATCGCACCCTGCGGCCCCAATCCCACCGCGATGGGCAACCATAGAGTGTGGTCAACCTGACGCGTATCTACACAAGAACCGGCGATGACGGCACTACCGCCCTTGGCGACTTCTCCCGCACCGACAAGAACGATGCGCGACTGCGGGCCTACGCCGATGTCGACGAGGCCAACGCCAGCCTGGGGGTAGCGCTGACTTTGGGCTCTCCGCCCCCGGACGTGGCAGCCGTTCTCGCCCGCGTCCAGAACGAGCTGTTCGATGTGGGCGCGGATCTGTGCACTCCCATCGCCGCTGATGACAAGCGCTTGAGGATCGGCCAGGCCTACATCGACCGCCTCGAGGCTGACTGCGATCGGTTCAACCAGGATCTGAAGCCATTGCGTTCGTTCGTCCTGCCCGGCGGAACCCCCGGAGGCGCTCTGCTCCATCAGGCGCGCACCGTCACCCGCCGCGCGGAGCGCCTTGCCTGGGTAGCCATCCGGGAGCACGGCGACAACGTCAACGCGACAACCGCCAAGTACCTGAACCGGCTGTCCGATCTGCTGTTCATCCTCGCCAGGTCGGTGAACCGGGGCCACGAAGTCGAATGGAAGCCCGGCGGGCAGCACTAGGGCGCCTGCAAGTGTACGATTCGTACATGACTGAAATGGCTGTGAGCGCTGCACGTGAGCACTTCGCCGAGCTCATTGAAGACGCCCGCCGCACGGGTGAGCCGGTGTATGTGACCAAACGCGGTCGCCGCGTGGCAGTCATCCTGGACCCGGACGAATACGCCCAGTTGCTCGCTGAGGCCGAAGATGCCACCGACCGCGCCGAACTCGAAGCTGCCCGAGCCGAAGACGACTTCATCCCGTGGGATCAGGTGAAGGCCGACCTCGGCCTCGCGTGAGCAGTCCCTACAGTGTCGAGGTCGCCCGACGCGCGGTCAAAGCCTTGGCCTCCCTGCCCCGCCGAGAGCAGCTGCGGATCCGCGCCGCGATCGATCTGCTGTCCGAGCATCCCAGGCCGCCGGGTTGCGTGGCCATAGTCGGGGAGGAGTTCACCTACCGCGTCCGGGTTGGCAGCTACCGCATCATCTACGAGGTGCGCGACGACGTCCTCCTGGTACGAGTCATCCGGATCGGACACCGGCGCGAGGTCTACCGCTAGGCCAACCCGGCGGCTGACTCAGGCAGCCTTCGGCAGGCGCAGTCTGCGCAGGAGCAAGGCGTTCACCGCCACGATCACGGTCGATCCGGACATCGAAAGCGCCGCCACCTCGGGCGTGAGTTCGATGCCCCACGGCGACAGAACACCCGCCGCTATCGGCAGAGCGATCAGGTTGTAGCCGACGGCCCAAGCGAGGTTCTGCCGCATCTTGCGGACGGTCCCCCGGCTGATCCGGATGGCCGTCGGCACGTCGAGGGGGTCTGAGCGCATGAGGATGACATCGGCGGTCTCGATGGCCACGTCGGTTCCCGCTCCGATGGCGATGCCGACATCCGCGAGGGCCAGCGCCGGAGCGTCATTCACGCCGTCGCCGACCATCGCGACCTTTCCCCCCTGCGCCTGCTGAGCGGTGATCACATCCGCCTTGTCGCTCGGGAGGACGTCTGCGATGACGTTGGTGACCCCGATCTGGGTCGCGATGTGATTGGCGGTAGCGGCGTTGTCTCCGGTCAGCATCACGCTGTCGACATTGAGGTCGAGCAAGTCCGTGACAGTGCTCGCCGCTGTTGGCCGAGGCGCATCGGCCACGGCGATCACGCCGGCGGCGTCACCGTCGACAGCGACGATCACAAGCGATCGCCCCCCTTCGGAAAGCCGGGCAGACGCATCGCGCAACGAGCCAAGGGCGACGTTGTCGCGCTCCATGAGCCGGATGTTCCCGACAGCGACGACGTGACCGTCCACTGTCGCCACAGCGCCGTGGCCGGGGATCGTCTCGTACCCAGTGACGGTCTCGGCCTCGACGCCGCGCGCGGTGGCGTAGTCAACGACGGCAGAAGCGATGGGGTGCTCGGACTGCCGTTCAACCGCCAGCGCGTACCGCAACAACTCATTCTCGGAGTACCCGTCGCCGGTGAGCACGTCCACGACTTCCGGGGTGCCCTTCGTCAGCGTCCCGGTCTTGTCCATTACGACTGTCCGCACAGTCGCCAGGTGCTCAAGAGCAACCGCGTCTTTGAACAGCACTCCGCGCTTCGCCCCCAGCCCCGTTCCGACCATGATGGCCATCGGTGTGGCCAGGCCTAGCGCGTCAGGGCACGTGACCACCACGACGGTGATGGCGTACAGGACCGCCACGTTCACCGTGGCTCCGCCGATCGAAGCCCAGAAGATGAACGTGGCAGCACCGCCGATAAGCGCGACCAGGACCAGCCAGAAGGCGGCGCGGTCAGCGAGCTTCTGCCCAGGAGCTTTGGAGTTCTGGGCCCGCTGGACCAACGCCACGATCTGGGCCAGAGCGGTGTCTCTGCCGACCTTCGTGGCCGTGACGCGCAGGGTGCCGTTCTTGTTGATCGTCGCGCCGATGACGTCGTCGCCCGCCTCCTTGTGCACGGGCAGGCTCTCCCCCGTCACCATCGACTCGTCGACTTCGCTGGACCCGTCGGTGGCCGTGCCGTCAACTGGGATCTTGGCACCTGGCCGTATGAGCAACTCGTCCCCAACGCGCACCTCGGACGTGGGCACTTCGACCGGTTCCCCGTCCCGCATGACTGTGGCCATCGGTGGGGTGAGGTTGAGCAGACTGCTGATCGCGGCGCTGGCCCCAGACCGGGCACGCATCTCGAGCCAGTGGCCGAGCATGACGAATGTTGACAGGACGACGACCGCCTCGTAGAACACGTCCTCGCT encodes:
- a CDS encoding cob(I)yrinic acid a,c-diamide adenosyltransferase, whose protein sequence is MVNLTRIYTRTGDDGTTALGDFSRTDKNDARLRAYADVDEANASLGVALTLGSPPPDVAAVLARVQNELFDVGADLCTPIAADDKRLRIGQAYIDRLEADCDRFNQDLKPLRSFVLPGGTPGGALLHQARTVTRRAERLAWVAIREHGDNVNATTAKYLNRLSDLLFILARSVNRGHEVEWKPGGQH
- a CDS encoding protein meaA, coding for MSEQSAPRRLRDRPWVLRTYAGHTSASESNALYRRNLAKGQTGLSVAFDLPTQTGYDADSELARGEVGKVGVPIAHVGDMRALFDGIELSKTNTSLTINATAMWLLALYEAVAEEQGADPSALRGTIQNDIIKEYLSRGTYIFPPGPSLRLIADMVAYTVTAIPKWNPINICSYHLQEAGATPVQEIAYAMSTAIAVLDAVRDSGHVRAEEFERVVGRISFFVNAGVRFIEEMCKMRAFVEIWDQITLERYGVMDPKHRRFRYGVQVNSLGLTEAQPENNVQRIVLEMLGVTLSKDARARAVQLPAWNEALGLPRPWDQQWSLRIQQVLAYESDLLEYEDIFSGSPVIEAKVAELIAAAQAEIDRVQQMGGAVAAVESGYMKHQMVASHAARRARIESGDDVVVGVNMFEATDESPLVADLDAAIHTVDPAAEAAAIAALGRWRASRDQDAVDAAVTDLIAVAATRDNLMPATLACARAGVTTGEWAGALRDVFGEYRAPTGVSGVVGMADGGTALAEVRQAVEITGRELGGRLRMLVGKPGLDGHSNGAEQIAVRARDAGFEVIYQGIRLTPVQIVAAAVAEDVDVVGLSILSGSHMELVPSIVSGLRDAGLDDVPVVLGGIIPESDAAELRALGVAAVFTPKDFDATAIMATIVQAIRDAHGLEPIAE
- a CDS encoding 3-hydroxyacyl-CoA dehydrogenase family protein, whose product is MTKLCVVGAGLMGAGIAQVSAQAGYQVVLRDVSREALDRADRAIRASYGKFEAKGRMSEEDVGDSLARISTTTSLEEAAGDADMIVEAVFENLEVKQDVFGLLDKIAPTDAVLASNTSAIPITRIAAATSRPESVVGTHFFSPVPLMKLCELVRGYKTSDETLSSAREYAESVGKSCIVVNRDIAGFVTTRLICALAMEAARLVENGVASAEDVDAACRMGFGHAMGPLQTIDLTGIDIITNASQNIYDETQDEKFSPPGLLQRMVVAGDLGHKTDRGFYEYND
- the murA gene encoding UDP-N-acetylglucosamine 1-carboxyvinyltransferase, with the translated sequence MDVFRIIGGARLNGEVRVAGAKNSVLKLMALSLLAEGRSVITDVPDILDVQVMSELLGRLGCHVNWDRPGGRLEIDVPAELERRADYDLVRQMRASVSVLGPLVARLGVADIALPGGDEIGSRGLDMHMAGLERMGAKVISEHGYLLASAPSRLEGAVIWLDFPSVGATETLLMASATASGTTVIDNAAREPEVADIAHALVEMGAVIDGIGTSTLEVHGVDGLTPVSHRTVPDRIVAGTWAVAAAITGGDITVRNARPEHMGIVLDKLTSTGAEVSVTGDGIRVVMENRPKAVDIVTLPYPGFPTDLQPQFIALNSMADGMAMVTENLFESRFKFVNELVRLGADVRIEGHHALVRGHEALSGAPVEATDIRAGASLVLAGLVAQGETVVHHVHHIDRGYASFVPDLVSLGARIERCELPHGVFGPENLDPTAPSS
- a CDS encoding type II toxin-antitoxin system RelE/ParE family toxin, whose protein sequence is MSSPYSVEVARRAVKALASLPRREQLRIRAAIDLLSEHPRPPGCVAIVGEEFTYRVRVGSYRIIYEVRDDVLLVRVIRIGHRREVYR
- a CDS encoding ABC transporter permease, which gives rise to MELKQFFRDRDSAIWNFLLPVLLLVIFGSIFGGQDLGPGIDVTFSQYFVAGMIASGVVYTSFQNLAIAIPIEREAGALKRLSGTPMPKLSYFIGKIATVFLIYVGQVILLLIVGIVFFKLHLPTTGTQWLTFAWVSVLGLITCTLCGLAFSSVPKTAKGASAIVAPIVLVLQFASGVFIQFSELPTWMQNVASIFPLKWLTQGMRSVFLPSEAQSLEVAGAWELGRVALALGIWSVLGLVLALIFFRWQLRKDE
- a CDS encoding type 1 glutamine amidotransferase encodes the protein MNATSDSSAGQVLVLQHEPAERPCRVGDALDAAGLGQRVIMTPEGELAAVDIAAYRGLVVLGGSMGLADVQATPWLADEVRLIESAVYANVPVLGICLGSQLLAHVLGGGVTTGEWGLGWGEVSLTEAGQSDAVFGVLPTAFPALHWHHDWLVPPPSAEVLAIDAVGSDSRGCQAFRAGRSLGILCHVEADAQQIAAMASDFGEDLSAAEVSPADLRADTAARDAHASALAEALFGRWASTL
- a CDS encoding type II toxin-antitoxin system Phd/YefM family antitoxin, yielding MTEMAVSAAREHFAELIEDARRTGEPVYVTKRGRRVAVILDPDEYAQLLAEAEDATDRAELEAARAEDDFIPWDQVKADLGLA
- a CDS encoding heavy metal translocating P-type ATPase, producing the protein MTEAAAHSGVPEQVVLTVDDIACPSAQAVVDATLRRQPGVIEVEANWTTQTATVTYDPAQTDLPHLRDAIHHCGCGCTGESLPGHLCSPSAHTNPHSHDHAGEAVEEHEGVHDHAGHDMAAHVKAMRNSFIIAAVLAVPITLYSMIGRDVIGWTVAAPFGLTDAWFSLLLSLPVVFYADRMFFTGAWQALRARTLDMMVLVATAVGVGWLYSVSMTIIGSEDVFYEAVVVLSTFVMLGHWLEMRARSGASAAISSLLNLTPPMATVMRDGEPVEVPTSEVRVGDELLIRPGAKIPVDGTATDGSSEVDESMVTGESLPVHKEAGDDVIGATINKNGTLRVTATKVGRDTALAQIVALVQRAQNSKAPGQKLADRAAFWLVLVALIGGAATFIFWASIGGATVNVAVLYAITVVVVTCPDALGLATPMAIMVGTGLGAKRGVLFKDAVALEHLATVRTVVMDKTGTLTKGTPEVVDVLTGDGYSENELLRYALAVERQSEHPIASAVVDYATARGVEAETVTGYETIPGHGAVATVDGHVVAVGNIRLMERDNVALGSLRDASARLSEGGRSLVIVAVDGDAAGVIAVADAPRPTAASTVTDLLDLNVDSVMLTGDNAATANHIATQIGVTNVIADVLPSDKADVITAQQAQGGKVAMVGDGVNDAPALALADVGIAIGAGTDVAIETADVILMRSDPLDVPTAIRISRGTVRKMRQNLAWAVGYNLIALPIAAGVLSPWGIELTPEVAALSMSGSTVIVAVNALLLRRLRLPKAA